The nucleotide sequence CACAAAGTTGACAGACAacttttattactccaccaaggaacgcagcaaagttatgtgacaatcagcattggtttgtctgtctgtctgttagcaacattactcaaaaacagattttgatgaaattttcagggaatgtcagaaatgacacaaggaccaagtgattagattttggcagtgatgcagattatagtctggatccatggatttgttaaaaatttctgtatcattgcgagatagcagcatagCGTCACTGTAATTATGATTACAAGTGAACAccatgtcagctgcctgctgacagtcacatgattgtgatcttactacaaatccaccgttacggacttattgggacttatccatcggaaatgatacaagaaacatttgattaaattgtgggggtgtttccgagtcccgtCAATTCCTGCcactcgctacatatttaggtcatgcaatttggcatccatacataatgtacacatgcataagacACACCTGTACTTAGCGCAAGGTCATTTGTTTGTGgatgcatctatattaaatgaccacattctatgttgccgtgatttctgatcatcaataactgataaacaaatgctgcattccgaaagaaatgctgcattttgttcattcccccaatgccatatgggggaatgaatagccttggtggagtactgcgctctctgagtgcttttctagttggtTTTTGTAGACAAACTTTTCATTTCTGCATGTAAAACTACTCCATCAAAACAAGTTTCTCCTGGTCATGATTTTGCAGAGACGGTCAGAGTCACAGCATCCTTGGCTTCGCCCAGCCCATGACAATTGCGACTTGtttaaggaaacacaaacaagccaggGCTTTGCCCCTGTAGCAAAATGATAGTGTAGCCTTGACCATTTTAGTTAAGTGACACTaagtcagtgtttctcaaatagtggggcgcgcccccctgggggggcgcagaggcatgtcaaggggggtgcgggcgactgggaggaaaaggtccttcaacacggaactaattagctgaactattgttttaacgtcggcctgtttttcgcggcatacaacaatactgaaattgtgctggcccatagactgtatatgccatagatataaaaaaatatatatattaataataataatgatcttctatatatatctatggtatatgcactggccgttcagactccgaagtacagactcctgagaacgggagaacgcatcgttaatgtgcagtcggaacaccagcgtactcgatcacgtcacatacttggctcatctcctccgattgtttttaccagcaatgtcaaacatacggcctgtgggccaaaaccggcccaccagacggtccatttcggcccgtgggacgactttacaaattataaaaattacaacgacattaactgtaaatttgtaaagctgtaaatttaaaataatttctagaacttgacaagttgttctgatcatgaagtaaaatactagattgttcagttgcagatacctgtgactgaatgttttgtgtttttgtagataaactgttatctggcagttacaatgcatgtgtaaatgatgaactgaggcataataggctactgttgaaactgaacttgttttccttaagaaatttcaggttcataatattttgtaaaaagatagttcattaaatgtgaatattttcagaatgtactttttttgaactaaaacaaaggggaaaagttggagctgtggttatttataggttattatgctgtgattttactggtggggcccactggagatcagattgggctttatgtggtccctggactaaaatgagtttgacacccgtgatctttactgtgaaaaacaacaaaatggaatcagataaaataacacagccctgcatattcatgttttcacagtttcatatatatatatatatatacacacacacacacacacacacacacacacacacacacacacacacacacacacacacacacacacacacacacacacaaagttattgagggttttttgtcctccaaaggggggACCGACAGAAAaagtttgagaaccactgcacTAAGTATTGTAAGTATTGAGTGTTATCTTCAGGTCAGTCAGCTTGGGAGTAACCCCCAAGACTGCTATATTGATATATCTCCCGTAGTACAAAAAATCTTACTTTCATTACAACATCAAAATCAGTTAACATAGAGGTTGTCgtgtcttttcttttaaaccatCTCATTAAATATTGAAGAAAAAACTCAATTTTGTGCTCTAAATTTGCTGTGAAATGTGCTTAACAGAACTAACAcagagcaataaaataaaaaaaaaacaatctaaggACTGTGGTATGGAAGGacggacacacagacacacatagacacacacacacacacacacacacacacacacacacacacacacacacacacagagagagagagttcagTGGAAGGAGGTGGAGTAGCACTGAAAAGGGGGGGAGTGATTCACCTCCTCACTTCCTTGTTTGTGACCTAAAGTAGCTCGGAGCAACTGCTGAACTGCAGCTGACATGAGTGCCTGGATCTGAGCATTAAAACTTCATTAAGACCATCAGGCTTTTCTCCTTCAACATTTCTTCAACTTATACGGTAGGGTCAGTTATAGTTATCTGTTAATCAGCCACCATTAACCCAAACATGACAAACTGAAAAGATTCATTcacttttactttcactttacTTTGGCTTGTGTTCTCAGTATATCAACATGTCAGCAACCAGCTGTGTTCTGTCTGAGGAGCAGTTTCTGTGCTGCATCTGTCTGGATGTTTTTATTGACCCCGTCACTATACCATGTGGACACAACTTCTGCAAAAACTGCATTACACAACACTGGAATGTTAACAGTGCTCGGTGCCAGTGTCCCATgtgtaaaaaacattttagagcGCGACCTGAACTGCATGTCAACACTTTCATTTCTGAGATGGCTGCTGACTTTAAGCAGTCGGCTAGAAAGACAGGAGGTGACGGCTCGGAGATACAAGTTGCCAAACCAGGAGAAATCCCCTGTGACATCTGTACTGGAACCAAACTCAAGGCTAAGAAGTCGTGCCTGACTTGTTTTGCCTCCTACTGTATTATTCACTTGGATCCTCATCAGACATCTGATCGTTTGAAAACACATCTGCTAACTGATCCTGTGGACAACATGGAAGGGAGGGTGTGTGCAAAGCACAGAAAACCCCTAGAGCTGTTCTGTAAGACTGACCAGACATGTGTGTGCTCACACTGCACTGTTACAGAACATGTGTCGCACAACATTGTTTCTCTGAAAGTTGAATATGACGGAAAGAAGGCCGAGCTGGAGCAGACAGAGGCTAACATCCAGCAGATGATCCAGGAGAGACAACTTAGGTGTCAGAggattaaacatttgaaaatacaCAGTAAGGAAGATGCAGAGACAGAGATTGCAAATGGTGTTCGGATCTTCACCGTTCTGATGCAGACTGCAGAGAGAGGTCTGAACGAGCTCATTGAGATGATTGAAGAGAGGCAGAAGAGAACAGAAGAAGAGGCAGACCGCTACATCACAGAACTGGATCAAGAAGTCTCTGAACTGATGAAGAGACACGCTGAGGTGCAGCAATTCTCACGCACTGAAGACCACCTTCACCTCCTCCAAAACTTCATGGGTACAAGCACTGCCCTGCACACCGGGAACTGGACCGGGGTCAGCATCTGTCCACCGTCATACGAGGGGACAGTGACGGAAGCTGTAGCTAAGCTGGAAGAGACACtcagcagagagaaagagcagcTGCTTCATGAGGCCAGACTGAGGAGGGTCCAACATTATACAGTAGATGTGATTCTTGACCCTCACACAGCCAATCCCTGGCTCAACCTGTCTGATGATGAGAAGCAAGTTGGGTGTGCTGAGGTAAGGAGGGACCTGCCAGACAACAAAGAGAGATTTTCTCTTTATAACAATGTGTTAGCACAGCAAAGTTTCTCTTCTGGAAGATTTTACTACGAGGTTCAGGTTACAGGAAAGACAGATTGGACTCTGGGAGTAGCCAGAGAGTCAGTGAACAGGAAGGGGATAATCCCACTGAGTCCTGTCAATGGCTACTGGGCTGTGGGTTTGAGGAATGGAAATGAGTATCTAAGTCTGACCAGCCCTGTTGTCAGCCTCAGTCTGAACTTCAGGCCACAGAGGGTGGGAGTGTTTGTCAGTTATGAGGAGGGACTGGTCTCTTTTTACGATGTAGATGAAGCAATCCATCTCTACTCCTTCACTGACTGCTGTTTCACTGAGAAACTCTTCCCTTTCTTCAGTCCTGGTCTTAATCATGGTGGTGTGAACTCTGCTCCTCTGATAATCTTACCTGTCAACCATGCTGAttagatttttctgtgaaatggtttttgtagttttaaaagaGGAAATCAAAGGATTAACCCCCCCTAGCTGTTGCTTTGGACTAATTATTCCTTCTGTTCTTGCTGTCTACTAAGGGAACCTTTGCATGCTTCCAATGTAAACAGTGTAACCCCATCAAATCAAGAGCAGATCCTCCAGAGTtactttttttgtgttgataCACTTCCACAGGAgctcagcacagaaacagcagggaaaacaaacagaaaaaagatttcACTTTGGAAGATATCCTCTTGATTTGCCTAACAGAGACTGGAAAAGATTcctatttttgttttaactcGTCATTATAAGCTAGATTTTAATTCCACTGTAAAAGGTACAGAATTATGACACCATCAACAATCCAGTTGCTATCCTATAAGCATCAGTTTCTAATGCAATTCTGTCTGACATGGGTCCAAAACATGCTGGGAAATTCGCTTTATGGCACCATGTACCAATACAAAACCAAATCAGGAAAAGCATGGCACTTTGTTTTTCTGGGTAGCTATTGGTACGTTTCGCCAGGTACCTACGATGAGAGGCGGCAGACATTCTCCCTGCCCTTTTGTTGGAGTAGGGAGAGAGTTTAGTTTGtggcttccagctgtttgtattaatttttcctCTGAGCTTATTGAATACCTGCAACATCAAACAGCAACAGGATCCATATCAGCATCTCCAAAGACAGGCACATTTATGTTCAGCACAACACAAAAGAGGGGCCTGGTGATACAGTGGTAAGCACTGTCGTCTCTCAGATAGAAGGTGCTGGGGTTTGTTTCCcagtctgggatctttctgcattgagtttccatgttctccctgtgcatgcgtgggttttctctgggtactccagcttcctccaacagtccaaaacatgcaaggttaattggtaactctaaattgtccatagatgtgaatatgagtgtgcttgtttgtctcgatgtgtagccctgtgatagactggtgacctgtccagggtgtcccctgccttcaccctaagtcagctgggatagactccagaccctCCTGTGACACTACAGAGGATTAAACGATGTATTGAAAATAAATGGATGGGCAACACAATGTTAACTTTATTAATTACTTGTAATTATAAATGATCCTCGACATGGAGACAGATCGATCAAGATCTAATCGGTATCACAACAGTTCATATAGTAGCTGTTGGGTCAAAAAATGATGTCTACAATGTCCAGAAAATGGAAcgcattgttttgttgtgttggcaCTGCCACCTCCCCGCTCTCCTGTTTGGTCGCTCAAAAATAAATTGCTGGCTTAATTTTTCACCTTGCTGCTCACATGTATAGGTGTCCTCTGAAATACTGtcatcacttttttttatatacttttGAGGAGAAGattgtatttgtgcttttactcAGTGCAGGTGAAGGTCCAAAGACAAGACtaattactgatattgtcatgagctgaaatgcatcaaaagatgatttttatttcgATTAATCAAAATAATTGATGCATTTGATTATTGTCGCCCTAAGAAGTTGCAGATGTACTGTATGTTGAACTTGCTGTGTATTCTATTCAATGACAGTGTATTTTAAATTGTACTGACAACATTCTTAGTGTGTTTGACTCTGCATGTTTACATCTTATGATATCacttaaatgtgctttattttttaatgtaattacaACATTATACAGAACAAACTACTACAGTATGATTTAGCTGAAGCAGGCTTCTCCTAAATACATGTAATCAACAAAGTGTCTTCAAAGTCATTCATTAGTGCAactgaaacaaaagaagaacagCACAAGgccacattttttaaagttaaagacTAAATTAAATCTTTCACACGTTATATTTTATCGTACAGTGTTCTGCATCAAAGTTGCATTGTCAAACTGTGTCTCATCTGttatttataatgtttttttttcactttcacgGGCTATACCTATTAGTATGCAAAATAATTGTATAGTGTAGCATAGTGCATATACTCTGGTCTTTGAGGTTTAAACcattactttttatttctgtgttctgattttttttttatattttccctGTAAAATTTTAACAATGTTATTGTTAACACTGTTCTTTCAGTGTTCTATCAATATTCAATCAATAAAGTAAATTGGAAAGTGCTGATAGGGAGGATGTTACAAATAAGAATCCCAGAGTTAGAGGACACATTCACAACCCAATGCAATAGTCGGATTTCCATACTGTCTCTGAAAAGTTTAAACTGTCATATAACAGTGTAATCCAGATAACACGATAATCCTTTTTTATATTAGCCATTACATTGAGGAAAACTGTATGATGAAAGTATGTTTTAATATGTATCTCAGCATTAAGTTGTCTTTTAGTTGTTTCAGGGAGATGGTCTAGAATCTGGAAATATCACAACCATGGCGGTGGGATAATGTATGACTTAGAAATGAGGAAAAGTATGTTGTTAGTGCCTAATAGAAAGGAATGTCTTTATTCCGTTTAACATACAGTGATCTATTTGTACTTGAGGAAAAACTGTGCGTTGTTCACTCCTTTATGTGATATAATATTAACATATAGAGAAACATGTTTATAGAATGAACTTATCTGTAttactaaaacaataaaaagttcAAATATGCTATTACTGCCTTGTATTTTCCTACATGTACAATGTATTTctttaattaatatatttaattcatactagttgtttttgtctcaatGATTTATGATATTTTACTCAACTTGTGATGTGTTGGATTTAATATGTCCTCGTATAAAAATTTGAACAGAGGCATGCTGTCTCTCCCATGTGGGCGTATCAGGTAGTGGTGTCCAGCTGTGCTCTGGCGGGTTCAAGCTGAGGATAAAGAGACAGTCATGCAGATCACAACCAGGCATCACCTGAGTAAAGAAGGTGAGCGTCCGTACAATATAGCTTTGAAACAGTGATGAAGATCGACATGTCGCTCAGTTTTTGGAGACGACAAGTAGTACCCAATTAGAAGCTGACTGTTCACAGTCAATGACAGTGGTACCTTTTTAAAGCAACTGCTGTGTTTATTCACCTTTTGGAAGAATTTGTGTTTTGCCTGAAACCTGATAGTCCAAAGTCTGACAAAAGGCCCAAACAAACTTTATTACTGTTTGATAATGTTCTTGGTGTATACATGTTTAGGTCTCTTCATATCCTTGTCTTTTGTCTGAGATTTTGTTCTCTATGAAATAGACTTATCAATGTAGACTGGGCAACCACAAGTTCTATGATCTGTTTTACAAACTTGCTTGGAAAAAAAGcaagctgcactgcaacacatAAGACTGAACACATACTACTATAACACATAAAATATGCAACAATTAGTCCGTcacatacaaataaataagttacaataacataaaaaaaataaaatacacacattcccACGCACACATCCGATTACCTTCCTTTGATAGCTGCACCTAACTGCTCATTTATGAGCTTGATTCAGATAGGGataaaagagtttttaaaaCAGTTGTATCTTCTTGTGATGATGTGAAGATGGTGAAGAAATTCTCCACCGATACCATCTTGTTTATATATAAAAGGtttattaaaacaaagacagcatCTCAGACACCATGGCATGCCTGTGAGAGGATTCAAGGCCCGATAGAATCACTCTGCAGAACAACTATTTCTCCTAGCTTATATAGATGGGTTCTTCACATGAAACCAAGCAGGTGATGGGATGCATGGTTACCGGTGCCTCGTTGTCTGGACAAGCAATagcaataaagcaataaaacaataaactcaTTTTTTAGAGATCTGATGATTAACTTAGGATTTTATGAACTTCTGACCTAAGACCTTTTCACCTTTGTCCTGAGGCTTTTACCATCCCCATTCCCTAACTTAGACGGCCACTTGGAACAACAGATACCACACAGTTGAGCCTACACAGTGGGACTCTGTACCTCCTGCCTGAATTCAACAGTTCATACTCAGTGAATAGGACATGTGATGGATCAGAAAGAatactgtttgcctgaatgatGGTGGCCCGCAAAAACAAGTcttgggacaagagaaaaatggcatttatggagaactccagacttattgggtattttaaaaaatattttcaaactttttttcctccttttttctttagATTGGATCTCAAGGGCAAGCAAATTTACACAAAatcttttagtattttatacatggattatttgaaatttcacataaaaatgtctTCCAATTCTGACCCTCACAAGAAAATCTAGAGCATTCTCTATGGACTATGAACAACATCCAGTAGGTGGCAGCAATACACCAGTGATGCGTCTCGTCTGCGTAACTGAAAGAcgaagaagaaaagaagcagGATTTTCAGCGTGAGTGAAGTTTGCAATTGAATGAGTAAGTCCGGATCGAGAACAAACCGACAATGCTGTCTGTAAACATCCTGCGTGCATTACGAGCCTGTAGTGTTCCTCAGTCGTTCACTATCCTCCAGCTGAGACACGCCGCGGGGCTCGCCGTGTCCAGCGGcggaggggggagagagaagCAGCTAACGCTCCATGCTGTCAGAAGGTCATTCCCCATGCTCCACCAGGTATTTAACTCACACCACCACACTGACGCATGCACGGAGGCATGGAGAATGTATTCAGCACGCTTTTGTGTTACTGGACGTGTTTAAGCGACACAAATGATGCCAAAGCCTGTTGGAGTTAGCCGTTTGGTAGCTCGCTGTGTGAATGCAGGACTCCCAGATGTAGTTGAAGTCAGCCCCAGTTGAACGGCTACTGCTCTTGTCAGACATATGATATGTAACgctgctgcttcatcagtcCGTTAAAGGGACGTCCTTTTGTCATTCAGACACAGGACGCTTCAACATAATGTTCCTTAAAGCTCCTTTCAGACATAACCACCACAGCGACGCAAAGAGCGACGGTACGCACGCGATACTTGTCATTCACGCGATACTTGGACAGCGCGTTAAGTGATTTAGAATACATAATtcactaataaacaaaagactaaatctgAACTAGTAGCTGCTTTTAAAACTGTCTAAATAACTGATAGCCTCGTTTATTCATGAATAAAACCACCAGACACAAGAACAGCTTCTTTCCCACTGCCATCACc is from Amphiprion ocellaris isolate individual 3 ecotype Okinawa chromosome 10, ASM2253959v1, whole genome shotgun sequence and encodes:
- the LOC111567942 gene encoding E3 ubiquitin-protein ligase TRIM39-like; this encodes MSATSCVLSEEQFLCCICLDVFIDPVTIPCGHNFCKNCITQHWNVNSARCQCPMCKKHFRARPELHVNTFISEMAADFKQSARKTGGDGSEIQVAKPGEIPCDICTGTKLKAKKSCLTCFASYCIIHLDPHQTSDRLKTHLLTDPVDNMEGRVCAKHRKPLELFCKTDQTCVCSHCTVTEHVSHNIVSLKVEYDGKKAELEQTEANIQQMIQERQLRCQRIKHLKIHSKEDAETEIANGVRIFTVLMQTAERGLNELIEMIEERQKRTEEEADRYITELDQEVSELMKRHAEVQQFSRTEDHLHLLQNFMGTSTALHTGNWTGVSICPPSYEGTVTEAVAKLEETLSREKEQLLHEARLRRVQHYTVDVILDPHTANPWLNLSDDEKQVGCAEVRRDLPDNKERFSLYNNVLAQQSFSSGRFYYEVQVTGKTDWTLGVARESVNRKGIIPLSPVNGYWAVGLRNGNEYLSLTSPVVSLSLNFRPQRVGVFVSYEEGLVSFYDVDEAIHLYSFTDCCFTEKLFPFFSPGLNHGGVNSAPLIILPVNHAD